In Haloplanus rubicundus, one DNA window encodes the following:
- a CDS encoding HpcH/HpaI aldolase/citrate lyase family protein, with the protein MVQRSLLYSPGDDRRMLEKAVETAADTVIFDLEDAVAPASKEGARRTVRSTLDALDDPVPNVAVRVNPYDLSGRADVDAVVGDVATPPDSVLLPKVNDADPVEALHDQLADLGASDVGIVPLIETAAGVLSADDIAAAPGVTAVAYGDQDFTADIGATVTDDKTESLYARQRTVVAAAAAGVDAFDTVHTDIEDVAGLREQTEFVVELGFDGKLAIHPNQIPVINEAFTPASDELEWAEKVLAGQERASEADAGVFTVDDQMIDPPLVERARTIVRRAEAAGIR; encoded by the coding sequence ATGGTTCAGCGCTCGCTACTGTACTCCCCCGGTGACGATCGCCGTATGCTGGAGAAAGCGGTCGAGACGGCCGCCGATACGGTCATCTTCGACCTCGAGGACGCGGTTGCACCCGCCTCGAAGGAGGGGGCACGACGAACCGTGCGGTCGACGCTCGATGCGCTCGACGACCCGGTCCCGAACGTCGCCGTCCGCGTCAACCCGTACGACCTGTCCGGCCGGGCGGACGTCGACGCCGTCGTCGGCGACGTGGCGACGCCGCCGGATAGCGTCCTCCTGCCGAAAGTGAACGACGCCGACCCGGTCGAGGCGCTCCACGACCAACTCGCGGATCTCGGGGCGTCGGACGTCGGTATCGTCCCGTTGATCGAGACGGCGGCGGGCGTCCTCTCGGCCGACGACATCGCGGCCGCACCGGGAGTCACGGCCGTCGCCTACGGCGACCAGGATTTCACCGCCGACATCGGCGCGACCGTGACCGACGACAAGACCGAGTCGCTGTACGCTCGCCAGCGAACGGTCGTCGCCGCGGCCGCGGCCGGCGTCGATGCGTTCGACACCGTCCACACCGACATCGAGGACGTCGCGGGGCTCCGCGAACAGACCGAGTTCGTCGTCGAACTCGGGTTCGACGGCAAACTCGCGATCCACCCGAACCAGATTCCCGTCATCAACGAGGCGTTCACGCCGGCGAGTGACGAACTCGAGTGGGCCGAGAAGGTGCTCGCCGGTCAGGAACGGGCGAGCGAAGCGGACGCCGGGGTGTTCACCGTCGACGACCAGATGATAGACCCACCGCTGGTCGAACGCGCCCGAACGATCGTCCGACGGGCGGAGGCCGCCGGGATTCGGTAG
- a CDS encoding ABC transporter permease, giving the protein MSFRRFLLKRTVIAALLTLIAVSVIFVTLRLLPSDPFSGLVASGSLTAEQVERVRAMYGLDEPIYVQYLKYVQNLFTFQFGISLTQQRPVGEIIIPALMNTMVLLLPALVVTAIVSSVAGMYAGWNRGSWFEQSSIVATTVFRAVPIFVTGIFLLIIFSYGLGWLPAFGMRSPLANPDGYLETYLSVDFLKHYILPFTATVLFYSGDFLMLARNSVVERKGSEFLMLHRAKGLSDMEQLGRAGRNSLLPLVTYFALRTGMLFQGVITLEVVFAWPGIGRALVQAILNQDYPTVQAAVFIMALAVIVMNLTADVAYAKLDPTVEAGDV; this is encoded by the coding sequence ATGAGCTTTCGACGCTTCCTGTTAAAACGAACGGTGATCGCGGCGTTGCTGACGCTGATAGCGGTCAGTGTCATCTTCGTCACCCTGCGGCTGTTACCCTCGGACCCGTTCAGCGGACTCGTCGCATCCGGATCGCTCACGGCGGAGCAAGTGGAACGGGTTCGCGCGATGTACGGGCTGGACGAACCGATCTACGTCCAGTACCTGAAGTACGTTCAGAACCTGTTCACGTTCCAGTTCGGAATCTCGCTCACCCAGCAGCGACCGGTCGGGGAGATCATCATTCCGGCGCTGATGAACACCATGGTGCTGCTGTTGCCCGCACTCGTCGTGACGGCAATCGTCAGCTCGGTCGCCGGCATGTACGCGGGGTGGAACCGCGGGTCGTGGTTCGAGCAGTCGAGCATCGTCGCGACCACGGTTTTCCGCGCGGTCCCGATCTTCGTGACCGGGATCTTCCTGCTCATCATCTTCTCGTACGGGTTGGGCTGGCTGCCGGCGTTCGGGATGCGCAGTCCGCTGGCGAATCCGGACGGCTACCTGGAGACGTATCTCTCCGTCGACTTCCTGAAACACTACATCCTCCCGTTCACGGCGACGGTGTTGTTCTACAGCGGCGACTTCCTGATGCTCGCCCGCAACTCCGTCGTCGAGCGGAAAGGCTCGGAGTTCCTCATGCTCCACCGTGCCAAGGGTCTGTCGGACATGGAGCAACTCGGTCGCGCCGGGCGGAATTCGTTGCTGCCGCTGGTGACGTACTTCGCACTCCGGACGGGGATGCTCTTCCAGGGAGTCATCACGCTGGAAGTCGTCTTCGCGTGGCCGGGCATCGGTCGCGCACTGGTCCAGGCGATCCTCAACCAGGACTACCCGACGGTGCAGGCGGCCGTGTTCATCATGGCACTTGCGGTCATCGTGATGAACCTCACGGCCGACGTGGCGTACGCGAAACTGGACCCGACCGTCGAGGCAGGTGACGTCTGA
- a CDS encoding acetate--CoA ligase family protein produces MEPIDPSLSSADPAIPELDPLFDPDSVAVVGASPDSFYSGNLVANLLDYGFEGTLYPVNPGRDEVWGRECYDDIDDLPETVDLAVVSVPREYVVDVVTTAGERGVPVALVLTAGFSEADEEGQRLASRLAETAADTDIRIVGPNCIGVMAARGATLTSTCSRQPQPGRIGLVSQSGALAFTTFFERAADRDLHFSHIVSTGNEADLTLTDYVAYLAERETVDVICTYVEGIEDPERFMRVAERATRDGTPVLTVKIGQSDLAEAATLSHTGSLTGSDDAWRAAFDQSGVQRVPDIPDLLSRANAHTAYDTVDGDRLCIASTSGGLASLLADMAAERDLALPDIDGATERALLDIDELLTYGGFNNPADIRGYGAEVLPAIADALLSDDAFDAYVFAIGLPGVDDRAETIAADLERIVTAADDPVYVLWTGRKEPDDPTVTPPYARLRESVPVYEDPGRCLDAVASTTEYVADRDRVADRPSRRELAAALDVPDLDLPRGRVLEWRETEPLLDAFDIPVVETRVATDPEAAVAAAEAVGYPVVLKIDSPALPHRTDVGAVALGLDTPQAVREAYRDVREAALAHVDESDVAGVLVQPMVGDGVEAILGVAPGDVFDSVVTVGPGGVLVEALDESATLVPPFAPADARRAVEETALADLLTDRRGGDALPVEDVVDLLVNVGDLAASVDAVAEIDLNPVVIAADGPVAVDALVRTRD; encoded by the coding sequence ATGGAACCCATCGACCCGTCGCTATCGAGCGCCGATCCCGCGATCCCGGAACTCGATCCGCTGTTCGACCCGGACTCGGTCGCCGTCGTCGGCGCCAGTCCAGACTCGTTCTACTCGGGGAACCTCGTGGCCAATCTCCTCGACTACGGCTTCGAGGGGACGCTCTACCCCGTCAATCCCGGCCGGGACGAGGTCTGGGGTCGTGAGTGTTACGACGACATCGACGACCTGCCCGAAACGGTCGACCTGGCCGTCGTGAGCGTCCCGCGAGAGTACGTCGTCGACGTGGTGACCACGGCGGGCGAGCGGGGCGTACCGGTCGCGCTCGTCCTCACGGCCGGCTTCTCGGAGGCCGACGAGGAAGGGCAGCGCCTGGCGTCACGACTCGCCGAGACGGCCGCCGACACGGATATTCGTATCGTCGGGCCGAACTGCATCGGCGTGATGGCCGCCCGTGGCGCGACGCTCACGTCGACCTGTTCGCGCCAGCCCCAGCCCGGCCGGATCGGCCTCGTCAGCCAGTCCGGCGCCTTGGCGTTTACCACCTTCTTCGAGCGGGCGGCGGACCGCGATCTTCACTTCAGTCACATCGTCTCGACCGGCAACGAGGCGGATCTCACGCTGACCGACTACGTCGCCTACCTCGCCGAACGGGAGACCGTCGACGTCATCTGCACCTACGTCGAAGGGATCGAAGACCCCGAACGGTTCATGCGCGTCGCGGAGCGGGCGACCCGCGACGGCACGCCGGTGCTGACGGTCAAGATCGGGCAGTCGGACCTCGCCGAGGCGGCGACGCTGTCCCACACCGGATCCCTCACCGGGAGCGACGACGCCTGGCGGGCGGCCTTCGATCAATCCGGCGTCCAGCGGGTGCCGGACATTCCGGACCTGCTCTCGCGGGCGAACGCCCACACTGCCTACGACACGGTCGACGGCGACCGTCTCTGTATCGCCTCGACCAGCGGCGGCCTCGCGAGCCTCCTCGCCGACATGGCGGCCGAGCGGGACCTCGCGCTCCCCGACATCGACGGGGCGACCGAACGGGCGCTGCTGGACATCGACGAACTGCTGACCTACGGCGGATTCAACAACCCCGCCGACATCCGCGGGTACGGCGCCGAGGTACTGCCGGCGATCGCCGACGCACTCCTGTCCGACGACGCGTTCGACGCGTACGTCTTCGCGATCGGGCTCCCGGGGGTCGACGACCGTGCCGAAACCATCGCCGCCGATCTGGAGCGGATCGTCACGGCCGCCGACGATCCGGTGTACGTGCTCTGGACTGGGCGGAAGGAGCCGGACGACCCGACCGTGACGCCGCCGTACGCGCGCCTCCGGGAGTCCGTGCCGGTGTACGAGGACCCGGGACGCTGTCTGGACGCGGTCGCGTCGACGACCGAGTACGTCGCGGACCGCGACCGCGTGGCCGATCGGCCGTCCAGACGCGAACTCGCGGCTGCCCTCGACGTGCCCGACCTCGACCTCCCCCGAGGACGGGTCCTCGAGTGGCGGGAGACGGAGCCGCTCTTGGACGCCTTCGACATCCCCGTCGTCGAGACGCGCGTCGCGACCGATCCGGAGGCGGCCGTCGCGGCCGCCGAGGCCGTCGGCTATCCGGTCGTCCTGAAGATCGATTCGCCGGCGCTCCCCCATCGGACGGACGTCGGGGCCGTCGCGCTCGGCCTCGACACCCCCCAGGCGGTCCGCGAGGCCTACCGAGACGTGCGGGAGGCGGCGTTGGCACACGTCGACGAGTCGGACGTGGCCGGCGTACTGGTCCAGCCGATGGTCGGCGACGGCGTCGAGGCCATCCTCGGGGTCGCGCCCGGGGACGTGTTCGACTCGGTCGTCACCGTCGGTCCCGGCGGCGTCCTCGTGGAGGCGCTGGACGAGAGCGCGACGCTCGTCCCGCCGTTCGCGCCGGCCGACGCACGGCGCGCCGTCGAGGAGACCGCGCTCGCGGATCTGCTGACCGACCGTCGCGGCGGCGACGCGCTCCCCGTCGAGGACGTCGTCGACCTCCTGGTGAACGTCGGTGACTTGGCTGCGTCGGTGGACGCCGTCGCCGAAATCGATCTCAACCCGGTCGTGATCGCGGCGGACGGGCCGGTGGCGGTCGACGCTCTCGTCCGAACGCGCGACTGA
- a CDS encoding dipeptide ABC transporter ATP-binding protein: MSLLEVDDVKITYRMPDKDIHAVNNVSFSIEEGDNYGLVGESGSGKSTLAKAVLGLLDDNGEIRSGSIRFDGRELIDLSERDWRSVRWEEISYIPQSAMDSLDPVMTVGAQIRQAIRKHRNVSKATANERVAEVFEMVGLDPARTGDYPHQFSGGMRQRVTIAMALALDPDLIIADEPTTGLDVIVQDKIIDKLLEIQEKTDSSLLLITHDVGVVAETCDEVSVLYGGKVMEQGDTDQVFRAPTNPYSMGLKNAFPEVDEFDEQAISIPGSLPDLTGEPTGCVFRNRCPFATEECEQSHPPLVETDGQLSACHYTDRADEMRANADDPTTWGIEPRDRSARRDETGDVILETRGLEKWFKQPQGILDDLRGNDPDYVKAVNDVNLTVHESEIVGVAGESGCGKSTLAEVIAALQDRTGGDIFVDGTSVDELLGKSAKKFRSQVQFIFQDPFDSLNPRQRVRAAVSEPLKIQGFDAETIDRRVRQTVADVGLEPVDKYLDKLPAQLSGGERQRVAIAQALVLEPRLLICDEPASMLDVSLKANILNILREMADERDIGIVYISHDLASLTQIADRLAVMYLGRIAELGDTEDVVQSPKHPYTASLLAASPRTDPDIDRQRVLLPGEPPNPVNLPNGCNFAPRCPKATEECRGEEPDRSAFADDGHEAACYFPVEDVETELLERYAAKQEDDGARALGDEMTL; the protein is encoded by the coding sequence ATGAGTCTACTCGAAGTCGACGACGTGAAAATCACGTATCGGATGCCGGACAAGGACATACACGCCGTCAACAACGTCTCCTTCTCTATCGAAGAGGGGGACAACTACGGACTCGTCGGCGAATCCGGCTCCGGCAAGTCGACGCTCGCAAAGGCCGTCCTCGGACTGCTCGACGACAACGGCGAGATCCGTTCGGGGAGCATTCGCTTCGACGGCCGGGAGTTGATCGACCTCTCGGAACGGGATTGGCGGTCGGTCCGCTGGGAGGAAATCTCGTACATCCCACAGAGCGCGATGGACTCACTCGACCCGGTGATGACGGTCGGCGCACAGATCCGACAGGCCATCCGCAAACACAGGAACGTCTCGAAAGCGACCGCGAACGAGCGCGTCGCCGAGGTGTTCGAGATGGTCGGGCTCGATCCCGCACGAACGGGCGACTATCCCCACCAGTTCTCGGGGGGGATGCGCCAGCGCGTCACCATCGCGATGGCGCTCGCACTGGACCCCGACCTCATCATCGCGGACGAGCCGACGACCGGTCTCGACGTGATCGTCCAGGACAAGATCATCGACAAACTGCTGGAGATTCAGGAGAAGACGGACAGTTCGCTCCTGCTCATCACCCACGACGTGGGGGTCGTCGCCGAGACGTGCGACGAGGTGTCGGTCCTGTACGGTGGGAAGGTGATGGAACAGGGCGACACCGACCAGGTGTTCAGGGCGCCGACGAACCCCTACTCGATGGGGCTGAAAAACGCCTTCCCGGAGGTCGACGAATTCGACGAGCAGGCCATCTCGATCCCCGGATCGCTTCCGGACCTCACCGGCGAGCCGACCGGCTGTGTGTTCCGGAACCGGTGTCCGTTCGCGACCGAGGAGTGCGAACAGAGCCATCCGCCGCTGGTCGAGACCGACGGCCAGCTATCGGCCTGTCACTACACGGACCGGGCCGACGAGATGCGGGCAAACGCCGACGACCCCACGACGTGGGGTATAGAGCCGCGGGACCGGAGCGCGAGGAGGGACGAAACCGGCGACGTCATCCTCGAAACCCGCGGCCTCGAGAAGTGGTTCAAGCAGCCACAGGGGATCCTCGACGACCTGCGAGGGAACGATCCCGACTACGTCAAGGCGGTAAACGACGTGAATCTCACGGTTCACGAGAGCGAAATCGTCGGCGTCGCCGGCGAGTCGGGCTGCGGGAAGTCGACCCTCGCGGAGGTGATCGCCGCGCTCCAGGACCGGACTGGCGGCGACATATTCGTCGACGGCACGTCGGTCGACGAGTTGCTCGGGAAGAGTGCCAAGAAGTTCCGCTCCCAGGTACAGTTCATCTTCCAGGACCCGTTCGACTCGCTCAACCCACGGCAGCGGGTTCGTGCGGCGGTGTCCGAACCGTTGAAGATCCAGGGGTTCGACGCCGAGACCATCGACAGACGGGTCAGACAGACCGTCGCCGACGTCGGCCTCGAACCGGTCGACAAGTACCTCGACAAACTGCCGGCCCAGCTCTCGGGCGGGGAGCGCCAGCGCGTCGCCATCGCGCAGGCGCTGGTGCTCGAACCGCGGCTGCTCATCTGTGACGAGCCGGCGTCGATGCTCGACGTTTCGCTGAAGGCCAACATCCTCAACATCCTGCGGGAGATGGCCGACGAGCGTGACATCGGCATCGTCTACATCTCGCACGACCTCGCGAGCCTCACGCAGATCGCCGACCGCCTCGCGGTGATGTATCTCGGTCGGATCGCCGAACTCGGGGACACCGAGGACGTCGTCCAGTCGCCCAAACACCCGTATACGGCGTCGCTCCTGGCCGCGTCACCCAGGACCGACCCCGACATCGACCGTCAGCGGGTGCTGTTGCCCGGCGAGCCGCCGAACCCAGTCAACCTGCCGAACGGCTGTAACTTCGCGCCCCGCTGTCCGAAGGCGACCGAGGAGTGTCGCGGCGAGGAGCCGGACCGGTCCGCGTTCGCCGACGACGGCCACGAAGCGGCCTGCTACTTCCCGGTCGAGGACGTCGAGACCGAACTCCTGGAACGCTACGCCGCCAAACAGGAGGACGACGGAGCGAGAGCGCTCGGCGACGAGATGACCCTGTAG
- a CDS encoding dipeptide ABC transporter ATP-binding protein, with translation MTLLDVDDLVVRYDTREGPLHSVNGVSFSIEDGVNYALSGESASGKSTTAKAILGLLPDHAEIESGVIEFEGRDLRSLTPSERQDLLWEEIAFIPQTAIDALDPVMTVGAQIEQAIQTHRELSERNASRRARELFGTVGLDPDRVDDYPHQFSGGMRQRVVIAMALALEPKLIVADEPTTGLDVIVQDKIIDNILQIQEETDSSLLLITHDLSVIAETCDEMSVMYGGKVMEQGRVENLLLNPTNPYTIGLKSAFGALEDGDGDLVSIPGEPPSLDSEPTACVFEPRCPFAGEECATTEPALETLPYRNQRVACHNADRAARMRRDAEDASTWGGSTGGSRSDDGEVLLEVDDLCKWYERSGSLLGWLPFGGVSPTVTGFSNSIRRWYEQRGEILTEMLNDDGSHVRAVDGVSLSVARGEIHGVVGESGCGKTTLGQTLALLEDPTDGGFRLDGRSYEHYREGNLQSFRQKLQIIFQNPYDSLNPRMTVEQLVKEPLTIHGYRTDEKAAAVRETLEQVGMAPAEHYLEKYPNELSGGQRQRVAIARALVIDPDFLICDEPASMLDISLQAEVLNLLRTLANTRGIGVLYISHDIASLTRIADRLSIMYLGRFVERGRTEHIVNRPQHPYTEALLSAVPETDPRGSRERVTLDGKPADAEGEFPGCRFAPRCPKADAACLEDEPDLDVWTARDHSAACFRPAERPDPDGPARVGESADDD, from the coding sequence ATGACGCTTCTCGACGTCGACGACCTCGTGGTGCGGTACGACACGCGGGAGGGACCGCTCCACAGCGTGAACGGCGTCTCGTTCAGCATCGAGGACGGGGTCAACTACGCGCTCTCCGGCGAGTCGGCCTCGGGAAAGTCGACGACGGCGAAGGCGATTCTGGGACTGCTGCCGGACCACGCGGAGATCGAATCGGGCGTGATCGAGTTCGAGGGGCGGGACCTCCGCTCGCTGACGCCGTCGGAGCGACAGGACCTGCTCTGGGAGGAAATCGCGTTCATCCCACAGACGGCCATCGACGCGCTCGATCCGGTCATGACGGTCGGCGCACAGATCGAGCAGGCGATCCAGACACACCGGGAACTCTCCGAGCGCAACGCCAGTCGGCGAGCTCGTGAACTGTTCGGGACGGTCGGGCTCGATCCCGACCGTGTCGACGACTACCCCCACCAGTTCTCGGGGGGGATGCGCCAGCGCGTCGTCATCGCGATGGCGCTCGCGCTCGAGCCGAAACTCATCGTCGCGGACGAGCCGACGACCGGTCTCGACGTGATCGTCCAGGACAAGATCATCGACAACATCCTCCAGATTCAGGAGGAGACCGATAGCTCGCTCCTGCTCATCACCCACGACCTGAGCGTCATCGCCGAGACGTGCGACGAGATGTCGGTGATGTACGGCGGGAAGGTGATGGAGCAAGGGCGCGTCGAGAACCTCCTGCTCAATCCCACGAACCCGTACACGATCGGGCTGAAGAGCGCGTTCGGGGCGCTCGAAGATGGCGACGGTGACCTCGTCTCGATTCCGGGGGAACCGCCGAGCCTCGACTCGGAGCCGACGGCCTGCGTCTTCGAACCCCGGTGCCCGTTCGCGGGCGAGGAGTGTGCAACGACCGAACCGGCGTTGGAGACGCTCCCGTATCGAAACCAGCGGGTCGCGTGTCACAACGCGGATCGAGCGGCGCGGATGCGCCGCGACGCCGAGGACGCCTCCACGTGGGGCGGGAGTACGGGCGGGTCCCGGTCCGACGACGGCGAAGTCCTGCTCGAAGTCGACGACCTGTGCAAGTGGTACGAGCGCTCGGGGTCGCTGCTGGGGTGGCTCCCCTTCGGTGGGGTTTCGCCCACCGTGACCGGGTTCTCGAACAGTATTCGCCGGTGGTACGAACAGCGCGGCGAGATCCTCACCGAGATGCTCAACGACGACGGGTCCCACGTCCGCGCCGTCGACGGCGTCTCGCTGTCCGTCGCGCGCGGGGAGATCCACGGCGTCGTCGGCGAGTCGGGGTGCGGAAAGACGACGCTGGGCCAGACGCTCGCACTTCTGGAAGATCCGACCGACGGCGGGTTCCGGCTCGACGGCCGTTCGTACGAGCACTACCGGGAAGGTAACCTCCAATCCTTCCGGCAGAAACTGCAGATCATCTTCCAGAACCCGTACGATTCGCTGAACCCGCGGATGACGGTCGAACAGTTGGTCAAGGAGCCGCTGACGATCCACGGGTACCGGACCGACGAGAAAGCCGCGGCCGTCCGGGAGACGCTCGAACAGGTCGGGATGGCGCCCGCCGAGCACTATCTGGAGAAGTATCCGAACGAGCTCTCGGGGGGCCAGCGACAGCGCGTCGCCATCGCCCGCGCGCTCGTCATCGACCCCGACTTCCTCATCTGTGACGAGCCGGCGTCGATGCTCGATATCTCGCTTCAAGCGGAGGTGCTCAACCTGCTTCGGACGCTGGCGAACACCCGAGGGATCGGCGTCCTGTACATCTCTCACGACATCGCGAGCCTCACGCGAATCGCCGACCGACTATCTATCATGTATCTCGGACGGTTCGTCGAGCGGGGGCGCACCGAGCACATCGTGAACCGCCCGCAACACCCCTACACCGAGGCATTGCTCTCGGCGGTCCCCGAGACGGACCCGCGAGGGAGCCGCGAGCGCGTCACCCTCGACGGGAAGCCGGCCGACGCGGAGGGGGAGTTTCCGGGCTGTCGGTTCGCCCCCCGCTGTCCGAAAGCGGACGCGGCGTGTCTGGAAGACGAACCCGACCTCGACGTGTGGACGGCACGGGACCACTCGGCTGCGTGTTTCCGGCCGGCGGAGCGTCCGGACCCCGACGGGCCAGCACGGGTCGGGGAATCGGCGGACGACGACTAG
- a CDS encoding ABC transporter permease — translation MAGSTLDSDTAKDRLRSEFGRAKRTLSYVLKDNAAKVGFVTLVGFVFLGLFGPYIAPYHPIEDTLRQGGSMMRLQDPGGKALLGTTSFGKDVLSQFLAGARPTLIVGLFGGVGTGVLGFLVGLTSGYFGGRVDELLMRLTDLTFALPFLPMALVILSFVTPSVWLITAVLVVFLWKMPARVIRSEVMTVKERTFVKSARARGAGHMRTMFLHVAPNVLGIGFLYTAYAVGWSIVAGASLAFLGFGDPTTTSWGRMLQQVFRSGAIRVAWWWVLPPAIGIGAVTTSVFLVGRAFEEIVNPDLQTEQE, via the coding sequence ATGGCGGGGTCCACACTCGATAGCGACACCGCGAAAGATCGACTCCGCTCGGAGTTCGGACGGGCGAAACGCACGCTCAGCTACGTCCTCAAGGACAACGCGGCGAAGGTCGGCTTCGTGACCCTCGTCGGGTTCGTCTTCCTCGGCCTCTTCGGGCCGTACATCGCCCCGTACCACCCCATCGAGGACACGCTCCGACAGGGCGGGTCGATGATGCGGCTCCAGGACCCCGGCGGGAAGGCCCTGTTGGGGACGACGTCGTTCGGGAAGGACGTCCTGAGCCAGTTCCTCGCCGGTGCGCGGCCGACGCTCATCGTCGGCCTGTTCGGCGGCGTCGGAACCGGCGTGCTGGGATTCCTCGTCGGCCTCACGAGCGGCTACTTCGGCGGCCGCGTCGACGAACTCCTGATGCGGCTGACCGACCTGACGTTCGCGCTCCCGTTCCTGCCGATGGCGCTCGTGATCCTCTCGTTCGTGACCCCGAGCGTCTGGCTGATCACCGCCGTCTTGGTCGTCTTCCTCTGGAAGATGCCCGCGCGGGTCATCCGGTCGGAGGTGATGACCGTCAAGGAGCGGACGTTCGTCAAGTCCGCCCGAGCGAGGGGTGCCGGTCACATGCGGACGATGTTCCTGCACGTGGCCCCGAACGTCTTGGGGATCGGCTTCCTCTACACCGCCTACGCCGTCGGCTGGTCGATCGTCGCCGGGGCGTCGCTGGCGTTTCTCGGCTTCGGCGATCCGACGACCACTTCGTGGGGACGGATGCTCCAGCAGGTGTTCCGCTCGGGCGCCATCCGCGTCGCGTGGTGGTGGGTGCTCCCACCCGCAATCGGTATCGGCGCCGTCACGACGTCCGTCTTCCTGGTCGGCCGGGCGTTCGAGGAGATAGTCAATCCCGACCTACAAACGGAGCAAGAATGA